A window of Christiangramia forsetii KT0803 contains these coding sequences:
- a CDS encoding DMT family transporter has translation MEKKAIYAVILCAILAGNNGLLIKSMNSMSTGGIAWFRTGIPVLFLIPFLIKDKEFHFRGNTKKMFLASFINAIRMYLYLLAFIYTSIGNAVVLFYTYPLFVTAIEYLFFKQKLQKAQTGFLVLAFIGIVITYLGKPFSFASNDFIGMLSAIGASIGYAVTVILFKSETPNYSKNQLIFYQNLIGALVFVPFLAFLPDVELPQIGVGILYGLLIGIVVFKLFFYGLKELTAATATTLMYLEVVSAIVLGYFVLDEKLSWNILAGGSLILISSFFISKLNRKKVQESLSTSAS, from the coding sequence ATGGAGAAAAAAGCGATTTATGCGGTAATTTTATGTGCTATACTCGCAGGTAATAATGGTTTGTTGATCAAGTCAATGAATAGCATGTCTACCGGTGGGATAGCCTGGTTCAGAACTGGAATTCCTGTATTGTTTTTAATCCCATTTTTGATAAAGGATAAAGAATTCCATTTTAGAGGGAATACAAAAAAAATGTTTTTGGCTTCTTTTATCAATGCCATTAGAATGTATTTATATCTTCTAGCTTTCATATACACCTCTATTGGCAATGCGGTGGTCCTTTTTTATACATACCCGTTATTTGTGACGGCAATAGAGTATCTTTTTTTCAAACAGAAGTTGCAAAAAGCGCAAACCGGATTTTTAGTTCTTGCATTTATTGGTATTGTAATAACCTATTTAGGGAAACCTTTTAGTTTTGCTTCTAATGATTTTATTGGAATGTTATCTGCCATTGGCGCTTCTATAGGATACGCGGTTACCGTAATTCTCTTTAAATCTGAAACTCCAAATTATAGTAAGAATCAGCTTATTTTTTATCAAAACTTAATTGGCGCACTGGTCTTTGTTCCTTTTCTGGCATTTTTACCGGATGTGGAATTACCACAAATCGGGGTTGGAATTTTGTATGGATTGCTCATAGGAATCGTTGTGTTTAAACTGTTCTTTTATGGCCTTAAAGAATTAACCGCTGCTACAGCTACTACTTTAATGTATCTGGAAGTCGTGAGTGCAATCGTTCTGGGATATTTTGTTTTAGATGAAAAATTGAGCTGGAATATTTTAGCTGGAGGTAGTCTAATTCTTATTAGTAGTTTCTTTATATCTAAACTGAATAGAAAAAAGGTGCAGGAATCTTTAAGTACGTCCGCTTCCTGA